One genomic window of Rhizobium sp. NZLR1 includes the following:
- a CDS encoding ABC transporter ATP-binding protein encodes MTGPVLEIVGVSKRFGDNLANDDISMTLARGEVVALLGENGAGKTTLMSILFGHYMPDAGRILIEGLEVPQGKPRAAIRAGVGMVHQHFSLAPNLTVLENVMTGTESLWVWRSGTSAARKKLLAISERFGLKVDPDARIGDLSVGEQQRVEILKALYNDARILILDEPTAVLTNIEAERLFTTLKEMARQGLSLIFISHKLDEVMAAADRIVVLRGGKMVAERKASETSKAELAELMVGRRVTRPVREPPTPGAVALEAADVTVRIDGIDRLKSISFRLHQGEILGIIGVSGNGQAALAHLLSGTLARSGGDLLLFGEAVGDLGVADVVDAGIGRIPEDRNEEGVIGEMAIWENAVLERLASPAFSRLGFVNRKAGMAFAREIIDGFDVRGGGPAVRTRVLSGGNMQKLILGRNLHRRPRILIAAQPARGLDEGAVAAVHARLLEARRQGAAVLLISEDLDEVIALADRIQAIVGGRLSSPVEAEDADARRLGLMMTGEWQETHETSHAI; translated from the coding sequence ATGACCGGGCCGGTGCTGGAAATTGTCGGCGTCAGCAAGCGTTTCGGCGACAATCTCGCCAATGACGATATTTCCATGACCCTTGCCAGAGGCGAGGTCGTGGCCCTGCTTGGCGAGAACGGCGCGGGTAAGACAACGCTGATGAGCATCCTTTTCGGTCACTACATGCCGGATGCCGGTCGAATTCTGATCGAAGGCTTGGAAGTGCCGCAGGGCAAGCCGCGTGCGGCGATCCGGGCCGGCGTCGGCATGGTGCATCAGCATTTCTCGCTCGCGCCCAATCTGACCGTGCTCGAAAATGTCATGACCGGCACCGAAAGCCTGTGGGTCTGGCGCTCGGGAACATCAGCGGCGCGAAAGAAGCTCCTGGCGATTTCCGAGCGCTTCGGCCTCAAGGTCGATCCGGATGCCCGTATTGGCGACTTGTCGGTCGGCGAGCAGCAACGCGTCGAGATCCTCAAGGCGCTCTATAACGATGCCCGCATCCTGATCCTCGACGAGCCGACGGCGGTACTGACCAATATCGAGGCCGAACGGCTGTTTACGACCTTGAAGGAGATGGCCCGCCAGGGCCTGTCGCTGATCTTCATCTCCCACAAGCTCGACGAGGTGATGGCGGCAGCCGACCGCATCGTCGTGCTGCGCGGCGGCAAGATGGTCGCCGAACGCAAGGCGTCGGAAACCAGCAAGGCCGAACTTGCCGAACTGATGGTCGGCCGCCGCGTGACGCGGCCGGTGCGCGAGCCGCCGACGCCCGGCGCGGTTGCGCTCGAAGCCGCCGATGTCACGGTGCGCATCGACGGCATCGATCGGTTGAAATCGATCAGCTTTCGGCTGCACCAGGGCGAGATCCTCGGCATCATCGGCGTTTCGGGCAATGGCCAGGCGGCGTTGGCGCACCTTCTTTCCGGCACGCTGGCGCGTAGCGGCGGCGACCTTCTTCTGTTCGGGGAGGCCGTCGGTGATCTCGGCGTCGCCGATGTCGTCGATGCCGGTATCGGCCGCATTCCTGAAGACCGCAATGAGGAGGGCGTGATCGGCGAGATGGCGATCTGGGAAAATGCCGTGCTGGAGCGCCTCGCCTCACCGGCCTTCTCGCGCCTCGGTTTTGTCAACCGCAAGGCCGGCATGGCCTTCGCCAGGGAGATCATCGACGGGTTCGATGTCCGTGGCGGCGGGCCAGCCGTCCGTACCCGGGTGCTCTCCGGCGGCAATATGCAGAAGCTCATTCTCGGCCGCAACCTGCATCGGCGGCCGCGTATCCTGATCGCCGCGCAGCCCGCACGTGGACTCGACGAAGGGGCCGTGGCGGCCGTGCACGCGCGCCTGCTCGAAGCCCGCCGGCAGGGCGCCGCCGTCCTGCTGATCTCCGAAGACCTCGACGAGGTGATCGCGCTCGCCGACCGTATACAGGCGATCGTCGGTGGCCGCCTATCATCGCCCGTCGAGGCCGAAGACGCCGATGCCCGCAGGCTGGGGCTGATGATGACCGGCGAATGGCAAGAGACCCACGAGACCAGCCATGCGATTTGA
- a CDS encoding BMP family protein, translating into MTKDILISRRAVIASGIALGVSGFVPLARAAAPLKVAGLHASPVENAWNSCLHKALQDAAKDGVIEYVFSEGVSGTDYPRAMREYAEQGNKLIIGEAYAVEKEARQVAADYPDTAFVLGSSGEQAGDNFGVFGTWNHDGAYLAGMLAGKMTKSNIVGSVGAIPIPEVNMLINAFAAGVKAVNPDAKHLVSFIGTFFDPPKAREAGLAQIDAGADILFGERIGTADAAKERGIKSVGSLIDYTPRYPDTVFANAMWYFRPILNAAIADVAAGKPVGRNYTSYGLMKDGGSDIVFVKGVAPAEAEAAMEAKRAEIKAGTFEVPKMMDEPK; encoded by the coding sequence ATGACCAAAGACATCCTGATTTCACGCCGGGCAGTGATCGCGTCGGGCATTGCGCTTGGCGTCAGTGGCTTTGTCCCGCTGGCGAGAGCTGCCGCGCCGCTGAAGGTTGCGGGCCTCCATGCGTCGCCTGTCGAAAATGCCTGGAACTCCTGTCTGCATAAGGCCCTGCAGGACGCAGCCAAGGACGGTGTCATCGAATATGTCTTCTCCGAAGGCGTCTCCGGCACCGATTATCCGCGCGCCATGCGCGAATATGCCGAACAGGGCAATAAGCTGATCATTGGCGAAGCCTACGCGGTGGAGAAAGAGGCCAGACAGGTCGCAGCCGACTATCCCGATACCGCCTTCGTGCTGGGTTCCAGCGGCGAGCAGGCCGGCGACAATTTCGGTGTCTTCGGCACCTGGAATCATGACGGCGCCTATCTTGCCGGCATGCTGGCCGGCAAAATGACCAAGTCGAATATTGTCGGTTCCGTCGGCGCCATTCCCATCCCTGAGGTCAACATGCTGATCAATGCGTTTGCCGCCGGCGTCAAGGCGGTCAATCCGGACGCCAAGCACCTCGTCTCCTTCATCGGTACCTTCTTCGATCCGCCGAAGGCCCGAGAAGCTGGTCTTGCCCAGATCGACGCCGGCGCCGACATCCTGTTCGGCGAGCGCATCGGCACTGCTGATGCCGCCAAGGAGCGTGGCATCAAGTCGGTCGGCTCGCTGATCGACTATACGCCGCGCTACCCCGATACAGTATTCGCCAACGCCATGTGGTACTTCCGCCCGATCCTCAACGCGGCGATCGCCGATGTCGCTGCCGGAAAGCCGGTCGGCAGGAACTACACGTCCTACGGCTTGATGAAGGACGGCGGCAGCGACATCGTCTTCGTGAAGGGCGTTGCGCCTGCCGAGGCGGAGGCTGCGATGGAAGCCAAGCGGGCGGAGATCAAGGCCGGCACCTTCGAAGTTCCGAAGATGATGGATGAGCCGAAGTAA
- a CDS encoding amidase has product MQGDATDLAAAIRNGHWSAAEAMQASLAAAARQEPLGALAYIDAAMGLASADDRDRERRRAPDRFAARPFAGVPTLAKDLGGPFAGLPVSAGSRLFERKGGEADSDLAARFRDAGFCLFGLTTSPEFGLSLASEPAIGPVCRNPLDPTRTAGGSSGGAAAAVAAGIVAIAHATDAGGSIRVPAACCGLVGMKPTRGAIPGGPSFGNHLAGIASELAVCRSVRDTALIFDRLTGNSRGPFADPSPADIGNGGLRIGLLADTGSVYPTAGDRLAAVEAAARALESDGHEIVPLSWADFEWSVTSSGRTFADIVSVNLAAFIEAAALDQSKAEPLTQAFTARGRALPATSLWNTLNDAVLVSHRLWALFDRVDCILVPMLSSTPLAIGSFPSDHADADLHLERMTAFAPLACLANVSGFPALTLPFGQDEHAMPLPVQIMAPMGHEPRLLSLAARLEAEGRWQHRFPVAGLPS; this is encoded by the coding sequence ATGCAAGGCGATGCGACCGACCTGGCGGCAGCGATCAGGAATGGCCACTGGAGCGCTGCAGAGGCGATGCAGGCCTCTCTTGCCGCAGCTGCGCGGCAGGAGCCGCTCGGTGCGCTCGCCTATATTGATGCCGCCATGGGTCTCGCCTCGGCCGACGACCGCGACCGGGAGCGGCGGCGCGCGCCCGATCGCTTCGCAGCCCGGCCCTTTGCCGGCGTTCCGACCTTGGCGAAGGATCTTGGCGGCCCCTTCGCCGGGCTGCCGGTATCGGCCGGTTCCCGTCTCTTCGAACGAAAAGGCGGCGAAGCGGATTCCGATCTGGCTGCCCGTTTCCGCGACGCCGGCTTTTGCCTGTTCGGCCTGACGACGAGTCCGGAATTCGGCCTTTCGCTCGCCAGCGAGCCGGCGATCGGGCCTGTCTGTCGCAACCCGCTCGATCCGACCCGGACCGCGGGCGGCTCCTCCGGCGGGGCGGCGGCGGCAGTTGCCGCCGGGATCGTCGCGATTGCGCATGCCACCGATGCCGGCGGTTCGATCCGTGTGCCCGCCGCCTGCTGTGGCCTTGTCGGGATGAAGCCGACGCGCGGCGCCATCCCGGGCGGGCCATCCTTCGGCAACCACCTTGCCGGCATTGCCAGCGAACTCGCGGTCTGTCGCTCGGTGCGGGATACGGCGCTGATTTTCGACAGGCTGACCGGCAATTCACGAGGACCCTTTGCGGATCCGTCCCCTGCCGATATCGGTAACGGCGGTCTGCGGATCGGCCTGCTTGCCGATACCGGGTCAGTCTATCCGACCGCGGGTGACCGGCTCGCAGCCGTCGAGGCTGCGGCCCGTGCTCTCGAGAGCGACGGACACGAGATCGTTCCGCTGAGTTGGGCCGATTTCGAATGGAGCGTCACTTCAAGCGGCCGCACCTTTGCCGATATCGTCTCCGTCAATCTCGCCGCATTCATTGAGGCTGCTGCTCTTGATCAAAGCAAGGCCGAGCCTCTGACGCAGGCCTTTACGGCCCGCGGACGGGCGCTCCCGGCCACATCGCTCTGGAACACGCTGAACGACGCCGTCCTGGTGAGCCATAGGCTCTGGGCGCTGTTCGACAGGGTCGATTGCATCCTCGTGCCGATGCTTTCCTCCACACCTCTTGCGATCGGTTCCTTTCCGTCCGATCATGCCGATGCGGATCTGCATCTCGAGCGGATGACGGCATTTGCGCCGCTTGCCTGCCTCGCCAATGTTTCGGGTTTTCCTGCTTTGACACTGCCTTTCGGACAGGATGAGCATGCCATGCCACTGCCGGTGCAGATCATGGCGCCGATGGGTCACGAGCCGCGTCTCCTGTCACTTGCGGCACGGCTGGAGGCCGAAGGGCGATGGCAGCACCGTTTTCCCGTCGCAGGATTGCCGTCATGA